In the genome of Hymenobacter taeanensis, one region contains:
- the purE gene encoding 5-(carboxyamino)imidazole ribonucleotide mutase, producing MSISSNSNNPQPLIGVVMGSSTDWDTMQHAVQILTQFGVAHEARVVSAHRMPDDLFAYAEQAGQRGLQAIIAGAGGAAHLPGMLAAKTTVPVLGVPVASRHLQGVDSLHSIVQMPKGIPVATFAIGNAGAANAALFAVSLLALHNPDLATKLLAFRADQTEAARAMTLPL from the coding sequence ATGAGTATTTCTTCCAACTCCAACAATCCTCAGCCACTAATCGGTGTGGTTATGGGCTCCAGCACCGACTGGGATACTATGCAGCATGCCGTGCAGATTCTTACGCAATTTGGCGTGGCCCACGAAGCGCGCGTAGTATCAGCCCACCGCATGCCCGACGACTTATTTGCCTACGCCGAGCAAGCCGGCCAGCGCGGTTTGCAGGCCATTATCGCCGGCGCGGGTGGTGCTGCCCACCTGCCGGGCATGCTGGCCGCCAAAACAACGGTGCCCGTGCTGGGAGTGCCGGTAGCCAGCCGCCATTTGCAAGGGGTAGATTCGCTCCACAGCATCGTGCAAATGCCCAAAGGGATACCCGTAGCCACATTTGCCATTGGTAATGCCGGGGCAGCCAATGCGGCCTTGTTCGCGGTCAGCCTACTGGCCTTACACAACCCAGACCTGGCGACCAAGCTGCTGGCGTTTCGCGCCGATCAAACCGAAGCCGCTCGCGCCATGACGCTGCCCCTATGA